The Halomonas sp. KG2 genome contains a region encoding:
- the sspA gene encoding stringent starvation protein A, with the protein MGVVAKRSSMIFYSGNDDHFSHRVRIVLAEKGVAVDIVDVSDERPPEELADLNPYNSVPTLLDRDLVLYESKVMMEYLDERFPHPPLLPVYPVARAQSRLWMHRIEREWCPMLEQIRTGGKKEAEKARKELRESLIGISPIFEDMPYFMSEEFTLVDCCLAPILWRLPELNIELPEKQVKPLLGYMSRVFEREAFKASLNEREKEMRA; encoded by the coding sequence ATGGGTGTTGTGGCCAAGCGGTCGTCGATGATCTTTTACTCTGGTAATGATGATCATTTTAGTCATCGTGTGCGCATTGTTCTGGCTGAAAAGGGGGTGGCGGTTGATATCGTTGATGTCAGCGATGAGCGTCCACCTGAAGAGTTAGCAGACCTCAACCCGTACAACAGCGTGCCTACGCTGCTAGATCGTGACTTAGTGCTCTATGAGTCTAAGGTCATGATGGAGTATCTGGATGAGCGTTTCCCTCATCCTCCTCTGCTGCCTGTTTATCCGGTGGCGCGGGCGCAAAGCCGTTTGTGGATGCATCGTATTGAGCGCGAGTGGTGCCCAATGCTGGAGCAGATACGCACAGGCGGTAAAAAAGAAGCGGAAAAGGCGCGTAAAGAACTGCGCGAAAGCCTCATTGGGATTTCGCCTATCTTTGAAGATATGCCTTACTTTATGAGTGAGGAGTTTACGCTTGTAGACTGCTGTTTAGCGCCGATTTTATGGCGTTTGCCTGAGCTGAATATTGAGTTGCCTGAGAAGCAGGTAAAGCCTCTGTTGGGCTATATGTCGCGAGTATTCGAACGTGAAGCGTTTAAAGCATCTTTAAACGAGCGTGAGAAAGAGATGCGCGCTTGA
- a CDS encoding cytochrome c1 — MKKYLFGLLFALVPVTAMAAGGASVPHSMEPDLHDQASLQNGMKLYVNYCMGCHSLQYQRFARAADDLGMPQDLVEENLIFSSDLAYNDQMHNAMNSGDAEGWFGAPPPDLSLKTRVRGTDWIYSYLLSFYKDPSRPTGVNNTVFDLVAMPNVLEPLQGVQELVCSETDHPVAGQSPDPLSGKYQSCDVLQVTQPGSMEPAEFEEAVYDLTNFLAYVGEPSKLQAQALAPKVLIFIFIFGVIAYLLKREYWRDVH; from the coding sequence ATGAAAAAGTATCTTTTTGGACTCCTTTTCGCGTTAGTGCCAGTAACTGCGATGGCTGCCGGTGGTGCGAGTGTTCCACACTCGATGGAGCCTGATCTGCATGATCAAGCCTCGCTGCAAAATGGCATGAAGCTCTATGTTAACTACTGCATGGGCTGCCACTCGCTTCAGTATCAGCGCTTTGCTCGTGCGGCTGACGATTTGGGGATGCCTCAGGATTTGGTTGAAGAAAATCTGATTTTCTCGTCAGATTTGGCCTACAACGACCAAATGCATAATGCCATGAACAGCGGTGATGCGGAGGGTTGGTTCGGTGCGCCGCCTCCGGATCTATCGCTCAAGACGCGTGTGCGTGGAACGGATTGGATCTACTCTTATCTGCTTAGCTTCTACAAAGATCCGAGCCGCCCCACTGGTGTTAACAACACGGTATTTGACCTGGTAGCGATGCCTAATGTGTTGGAGCCTCTACAAGGCGTACAAGAGCTGGTGTGTTCGGAAACGGATCATCCGGTGGCGGGGCAGTCACCCGATCCTTTATCGGGTAAGTACCAGTCTTGTGATGTGCTGCAAGTGACCCAGCCAGGTTCTATGGAACCTGCTGAGTTTGAGGAAGCAGTGTATGATCTTACTAACTTCCTAGCTTATGTGGGCGAACCCTCCAAGCTTCAGGCTCAGGCGCTGGCACCTAAAGTGCTGATCTTCATTTTCATTTTTGGTGTGATTGCCTACTTGCTTAAGCGCGAGTACTGGCGAGATGTTCACTAA
- a CDS encoding cytochrome bc complex cytochrome b subunit, whose amino-acid sequence MGNPNKAKAEKGLMRWVDDRFPATQMWQEHLSKYYAPKNFNFWYFFGSLALLALVNQILTGVWLTMSFNPSAEGAFDSVEYIMRDVEWGWLIRYMHTTGASAFFLVVYLHMFRGLLYGSYKAPRELVWVFGMTIYLVLMAEAFMGYLLPWGQMSYWGAQVIISLFSAIPGIGPDLAQWVRGDFLISGITLNRFFALHVVALPIVILALVVLHIIALHEVGSNNPDGIDIKQKKDEAGVPLDGIPFHPYYTVKDLVGVAVFLFVFCVVVFYFPEGGGYFIEKPNFDQANPLQTPDHIAPVWYMTPFYAILRAITFSVFGLDAKFLGVIFMGAAIAILFVLPWLDRSPVRSMRYKGWMSKTMLTLFAISFVILGVLGVLPSTEGRTLLAQACTVIYFAFFVLMPFYTKLEKTKPVPERVTG is encoded by the coding sequence ATGGGTAATCCGAATAAAGCCAAGGCGGAAAAGGGCCTCATGCGTTGGGTAGATGATCGCTTCCCTGCCACTCAAATGTGGCAAGAGCATCTTTCCAAATATTACGCGCCTAAAAACTTCAACTTTTGGTATTTCTTTGGCTCGTTAGCGCTGCTGGCGTTGGTTAACCAAATCTTGACCGGGGTTTGGTTAACCATGAGCTTTAACCCCTCTGCTGAAGGTGCATTCGATTCTGTCGAATACATTATGCGTGATGTGGAGTGGGGGTGGCTGATTCGCTATATGCACACCACCGGCGCTTCTGCCTTCTTTCTTGTCGTCTATCTGCATATGTTCCGTGGCCTTTTGTATGGTTCGTACAAGGCGCCTCGCGAATTAGTGTGGGTGTTTGGTATGACGATTTATCTGGTGCTAATGGCAGAAGCCTTTATGGGCTATTTGTTGCCATGGGGTCAGATGTCTTACTGGGGTGCTCAGGTTATTATTTCGCTGTTCTCAGCGATCCCTGGCATTGGCCCTGATCTGGCGCAGTGGGTGCGTGGTGACTTCCTTATTTCAGGTATTACCCTCAACCGTTTCTTTGCACTGCATGTGGTTGCTCTGCCAATTGTTATTTTAGCGCTCGTCGTACTGCATATTATTGCGCTACACGAAGTGGGTTCAAATAACCCTGACGGTATTGATATTAAGCAGAAGAAAGATGAGGCAGGCGTGCCGTTGGATGGGATTCCCTTCCATCCTTACTACACGGTAAAAGACTTGGTGGGTGTTGCGGTCTTCCTGTTTGTTTTCTGTGTAGTGGTGTTCTACTTCCCAGAAGGCGGCGGCTACTTTATTGAAAAGCCAAACTTTGATCAAGCTAACCCGCTGCAAACGCCTGATCACATCGCGCCCGTTTGGTATATGACGCCTTTCTATGCCATTCTTCGCGCAATCACTTTCTCAGTGTTCGGCTTAGACGCTAAGTTCCTCGGTGTTATCTTTATGGGGGCTGCGATTGCAATATTGTTCGTTCTGCCCTGGCTGGATCGTAGTCCGGTGCGTTCAATGCGCTATAAAGGTTGGATGTCGAAAACCATGCTGACGCTGTTTGCTATCAGCTTTGTCATCCTTGGTGTTTTGGGTGTGTTGCCATCGACAGAGGGCAGGACGCTACTAGCCCAGGCCTGCACCGTGATTTATTTCGCCTTCTTTGTCTTGATGCCGTTCTACACCAAGCTGGAGAAGACTAAACCCGTTCCGGAAAGGGTGACTGGCTAA
- the petA gene encoding ubiquinol-cytochrome c reductase iron-sulfur subunit has protein sequence MADNGVNKGRRRFLVGATSVVGAVGAVGVAVPFVASWQPSARARAAGAPVQADISKLEPGQRMTVEWRGRPIWIINRTPEMIERTEALGADSLADPDSEVPQQPAYIQGGLRSIKPEIGVLIGICTHLGCSPLFRPEPNAEGVGVENWPGGFFCPCHGSRFDLAGRVFNNVPAPINLEVPPYRFENDDIIVVGEDEEAA, from the coding sequence ATGGCAGATAACGGCGTAAACAAAGGTCGGCGCCGTTTCCTTGTAGGCGCCACCTCCGTTGTGGGGGCGGTGGGCGCTGTCGGGGTTGCGGTCCCCTTTGTGGCTTCTTGGCAGCCTAGTGCCAGGGCAAGAGCGGCAGGTGCGCCTGTTCAAGCTGATATATCGAAGCTTGAGCCTGGGCAGCGTATGACCGTTGAGTGGCGCGGTCGGCCGATTTGGATTATTAATCGTACGCCGGAAATGATCGAGCGAACTGAGGCGTTAGGTGCCGACAGTTTAGCGGATCCTGATTCGGAAGTGCCGCAGCAGCCAGCGTATATCCAAGGTGGTTTGCGCTCTATCAAGCCGGAAATAGGCGTGTTGATTGGTATTTGCACGCACTTGGGCTGTTCGCCCCTGTTCCGACCTGAACCGAATGCCGAAGGGGTGGGGGTGGAGAATTGGCCGGGTGGTTTCTTCTGTCCATGTCATGGTTCTCGCTTTGATTTGGCTGGTCGCGTGTTCAATAACGTACCTGCGCCGATCAACCTTGAGGTTCCACCCTACCGCTTTGAAAATGATGACATTATTGTCGTCGGCGAAGATGAGGAGGCTGCCTGA
- the rpsI gene encoding 30S ribosomal protein S9, whose product MTQQYYGTGRRKTSTARVFMKPGSGKITVNDKDLDLYFGRVTGRMVVRQPLELTETLNQFDIFVTVAGGGGSSQAGAIRHGITRALMNYNEDLRPTLRAAGYVTRDARQVERKKVGLRKARRRPQFSKR is encoded by the coding sequence ATGACACAGCAGTATTACGGTACCGGGCGCCGCAAGACTTCCACCGCTCGCGTGTTTATGAAGCCGGGCTCTGGCAAAATTACTGTCAACGATAAAGACCTTGACCTGTATTTTGGTCGTGTAACTGGTCGTATGGTTGTTCGTCAGCCGCTTGAGTTGACTGAAACGCTGAATCAGTTTGACATATTCGTCACTGTTGCTGGCGGTGGTGGTTCCTCTCAAGCAGGTGCCATTCGTCACGGTATTACTCGCGCCCTGATGAACTACAATGAAGACCTGCGTCCAACGTTGCGCGCCGCTGGTTATGTAACCCGCGATGCTCGTCAGGTTGAGCGTAAGAAAGTCGGTCTGCGTAAAGCACGTCGTCGTCCGCAGTTCTCTAAGCGTTAA
- the rplM gene encoding 50S ribosomal protein L13: protein MKTFSAKPQSVQRDWYVVDATDKTLGRLATEIARRLRGKHKPEFTPHVDTGDYIVVINAEKVHVTGNKAKAKTYYRHTGYPGGLRSMTFDKMLDHAPERIIESAVKGMLPKGPLGRAMYSKLKVYAGAEHPHAAQQPLELNI from the coding sequence ATGAAGACGTTCAGTGCTAAGCCGCAGTCCGTCCAGCGCGACTGGTACGTAGTCGACGCTACGGACAAAACGCTCGGTCGTCTGGCAACCGAGATTGCTCGCCGCCTGCGTGGCAAGCATAAGCCCGAATTTACTCCTCACGTTGATACTGGCGATTACATTGTTGTTATCAACGCTGAAAAAGTCCATGTGACCGGCAACAAGGCGAAGGCTAAAACCTACTACCGCCACACTGGTTACCCGGGCGGTCTGCGCTCTATGACATTCGACAAAATGCTTGATCATGCCCCTGAGCGCATTATTGAGTCTGCCGTTAAAGGTATGTTGCCGAAAGGTCCTTTGGGTCGCGCCATGTACTCAAAATTAAAAGTGTACGCCGGTGCCGAGCATCCGCATGCTGCCCAACAGCCGCTTGAACTGAACATCTGA
- the zapE gene encoding cell division protein ZapE, giving the protein MSSLSARQDSEQASRLTPFARYQEDLKRDDFQYDPAQEQAVKHLQRLYDELLAIPASAPKAVVANKGLKAKVAGLLGKKVSAGGPVLPDVKGLYFWGGVGRGKTYLVDTFYEALPFPEKMRTHFHRFMQRVHNELTHYKGEKNPLTLIAGKFAAEARVICFDEFFVKDITDAMILANLLEALFERGVVLVATSNIVPNDLYKDGLQRARFVPAIELVNRHCEVVNVDSGVDYRLRALERAEIFHAPLDEAAEQELSRSFREIAGHEGEEGAPLEINHRVLKTRRLHDDVAWFEFVELCDGPRSQNDYIELAREFHTVLVSNVTQMNAKTDDQARRFINMVDEFYDRGVKLLMSAEAPVEALYSDGKLTFEFQRTLSRLQEMQSKEYLALPHKP; this is encoded by the coding sequence ATGTCATCATTATCTGCACGTCAAGACAGCGAGCAGGCGAGCCGATTAACGCCTTTTGCGCGGTATCAGGAAGACTTAAAGCGTGACGATTTTCAGTACGACCCTGCTCAAGAGCAGGCGGTTAAGCATCTTCAGCGCCTTTATGATGAGCTGCTAGCCATACCTGCTAGTGCTCCTAAAGCCGTCGTTGCTAACAAAGGGTTAAAGGCAAAAGTTGCCGGGCTGCTTGGTAAAAAGGTCAGTGCCGGCGGGCCAGTGCTGCCTGATGTTAAGGGGCTCTACTTTTGGGGAGGTGTGGGGCGTGGGAAAACGTATCTAGTCGATACTTTCTACGAGGCGTTGCCGTTCCCTGAAAAAATGCGCACCCATTTTCATCGTTTTATGCAGCGTGTCCACAATGAGTTGACTCACTATAAGGGCGAGAAGAACCCATTGACGCTGATTGCTGGCAAGTTTGCTGCTGAGGCGCGCGTCATCTGCTTTGATGAGTTTTTTGTCAAAGATATTACCGATGCAATGATCTTGGCAAATTTGCTTGAAGCGCTGTTTGAGCGTGGCGTGGTGTTGGTGGCGACATCAAATATAGTGCCAAATGACCTTTACAAAGATGGGTTGCAGCGCGCACGGTTTGTTCCCGCCATTGAGCTAGTGAATCGTCACTGCGAGGTCGTCAACGTCGATTCTGGTGTTGATTACCGATTGCGTGCCTTAGAGCGGGCTGAGATTTTTCATGCGCCGCTTGATGAAGCGGCTGAGCAAGAGCTAAGCAGAAGCTTCAGAGAAATAGCTGGCCATGAGGGTGAGGAGGGGGCGCCTCTTGAGATTAATCATCGTGTTTTAAAGACGCGCCGACTCCACGACGATGTGGCATGGTTTGAATTTGTCGAACTCTGTGATGGGCCGCGTAGCCAGAATGATTACATTGAGCTTGCCAGAGAATTTCATACGGTTTTGGTATCCAACGTCACTCAGATGAATGCAAAAACAGACGATCAGGCTCGCCGCTTTATTAATATGGTTGACGAGTTTTATGATCGCGGGGTTAAGCTATTGATGTCGGCAGAGGCGCCAGTTGAAGCGCTGTATAGCGATGGAAAGCTGACCTTTGAATTTCAGCGGACGCTGTCGCGTCTGCAGGAAATGCAGTCTAAAGAGTATTTAGCGCTACCCCATAAGCCCTAG
- a CDS encoding YhcB family protein — MEASSPFTFTIIGLVIGFVIGLACYRLFSKSQRDHATLKQALLEREHQIAELKKGMGSHLTGIQQHIINIRQETDRLEQQIDSEAAEWKLETAITPSTNKLTPSTEDEGDVNTPRDYADGKSGTLSEDFGLKGSLKEHDEPAPQPPRY; from the coding sequence GTGGAAGCAAGCTCGCCATTCACTTTTACGATTATCGGTCTCGTTATTGGATTTGTTATCGGCTTGGCGTGTTATCGCCTGTTCAGCAAAAGCCAACGTGACCACGCTACATTAAAGCAGGCTTTGCTTGAGCGTGAACATCAAATAGCCGAGCTTAAGAAAGGCATGGGAAGCCATCTCACTGGCATCCAGCAGCACATCATTAATATTCGCCAGGAAACTGATCGGCTAGAACAGCAAATAGACAGCGAAGCTGCTGAATGGAAACTGGAAACGGCCATAACACCTTCCACAAACAAACTCACGCCTAGCACAGAGGATGAAGGTGATGTTAACACTCCGCGTGATTATGCAGATGGCAAAAGCGGTACGTTATCCGAGGACTTTGGCCTAAAAGGCAGCTTGAAAGAACATGACGAGCCCGCCCCGCAACCCCCTCGTTATTAA